From the genome of Ictalurus punctatus breed USDA103 chromosome 28, Coco_2.0, whole genome shotgun sequence, one region includes:
- the glipr2 gene encoding Golgi-associated plant pathogenesis-related protein 1 — translation MSANDKFAEEFLQAHNEYRGQHLAPPLTLNPNLNHSAQAWAENLLSIRTLKHSNTTHGENLYYKYSSPPKKITGRVAVDNWYSEIKKYDFKKPGFSSGTGHFTQVVWKDSKELGVGVATDGTTTFVVGHYSPAGNINNPGYFEKNVLPVH, via the exons ATGTCAG CAAACGACAAATTTGCAGAAGAGTTCCTGCAGGCTCACAATGAATACCGTGGGCAGCATTTAGCACCACCTCTTACACTGAATCCCAATCTAAATCATTCTGCTCAGGCATGGGCTGAGAACCTGCTATCGATCAGAACCCTAAAACATAGCAATACCACCCATGGAGAGAACCTGTACTATAAATACAGCTCACCACCCAAAAAAATTACAG GACGTGTAGCGGTGGACAACTGGTACAGTGAAATTAAGAAATATGACTTCAAGAAACCAGGATTCAGCTCTGGAACAG GCCACTTCACACAGGTGGTATGGAAGGACTCTAAGGAGCTGGGTGTCGGGGTGGCCACAGATGGGACTACAACCTTTGTGGTGGGCCACTATTCACCAGCAGGCAATATCAACAATCCTGGCTACTTTGAGAAGAATGTCCTACCTGTCCATTAA